A stretch of Dama dama isolate Ldn47 chromosome 22, ASM3311817v1, whole genome shotgun sequence DNA encodes these proteins:
- the PKDREJ gene encoding polycystin family receptor for egg jelly yields MGHTDGPKTDHTVDSHESQLVRNGSPLITLTQATVAPEPHARRDPGPRPGRPAPHTPCPLALRPAPPTQLAPGAAMGPGPALLLLGLGLGLGCGPGRQPPPPAPPQAPGSPSRDLPVPTPASARRSPSETQALVQARGPEAALRSVRASRDPGERGAGFGGLGAGRARVSLRARAAPGGGIFLSGRRGLCLPAGRPAGLAPRCLRAHVQLRARRAAATAPAPAPVDLQLSAPGGRLSLRWLSHLPRSLGPLEWTFRLGLLGPAAAEHHALPRRALHRARRSYPGFVARTECPTDGPNPVVLEAVSPNSSEPAESSVSCQVTRPSLCKLDPVRINRNDDKPVRLTRDMGDTFNATVILFCPLQQYYERIWYIYPVPYVGAVPDWSKPLKNPPVKLAGFSTVLTLPPYSFTWGVYLFNFTVVVRTRDPRVPGQNDSDSIYVVIYRRPLNAVISGPSNITINFTDGVTLNGNMSSDPEETDPLERERLKFLWYCTTDSRNYDGENITVISKEVCLPEQVDLKWTLASGPILTLSPGTLQGGRVYFFRLVIQKTGRSAFADATLHVLQGALVASISCIENCDQVLVLSERFSLSLDCTGCTAGRDVYWWSILTSSGQEVPFDWTGQTSTGRNGAYVSIKPFAFWNFREDKFWISLNAATWSGVTLALRYPFVIRHVPVITDCKIVPEKGISFITKFVVICTCFKDKNIVPTYKIIVPDVHGFGEISSVKENNFGSILYLGKNCTSPPSFLPVGVLDSHYSLKIIAQAYNTSLGAFSQVNFYATVQPPTDVKSSTTVLEELSNFTMGPNSSLSTLLQQQDFLNASYLIYVIASVLNSMQTDLSLQADKIKLREHLFNQTLILPINTLVNISQVVMAVTKLTEKTSEINAFSQKLATVRTWQASQALQDSHQRDKSISSEQIESVCTGILITLSNILKLLVQHEVFEEPFHVVESLADTVLAVKVPENETTALRTSNFRMYVKKTEKWNVTKFFSTQKHCQNCFYPTLNVNSIPSLPANAPISTMFCEFVDDPFPWLNYGENSLTQVVGFRMTGVEATGDGIEIPPDAVEVYLIRKNLSFGTFNLTVGPSSEPYAVDESLRKTTGAFSFVVDCTAGRDVLIHIMAEVSVLFTVSVYVGREITPNSFMTSYLVPHKIPPIANESDLFDPECPVKEARVVCLPAALLQLIAQRTASSECTVGVLLQAPRFVLKRNNKLVRISVFSSECLDMFGIQSDWREDTCIVGERTTWQRVHCVCKNPRRAKRQLDTIKQANLHLRTHYLTAKVIVVPNPVDLQVEAVKNITQNPVTLFTVLLILLLYLVLAFWALHRDETDQYLRNHVIVLLDNDPYDNVCYLVTVFTGSRCGSGTRANVFIQLHGTEGSSDVHCLSHPQFTTLYRGSICTFLLATTKDLGDIHSLRVWHNNEGRSPEWYLSRIKVENLFSRHIWLFMCREWLSIDTSLDRTFHVTPPDKPLEKMDFFLIDFSYKLGRSHLWFSVFSGVISAPFNRLQRLSCCLAMLLCTLLCNIMFFSLGKEIEAEPQEQRYIRSMVIGLESACITLPVQLVITSLFIYSQRRPQVALGEVTPQIHPLKPAASEHWEERLGNWHAYEIDKASSQEPVSKRHHVKPKASVKVTSHRQPLVKQAESKGRNINTNDPNIEDKTNVSDEEQTPQPGSTTLKEKPRMVLPHWCVCVAWFLVFLTCGISSFFIIFYGLTYGLEKSRAWVFASICAFTQSVFLVQPSKIIFLSAYRTRKAKYCKNISWIGNSRFAEIKLHNIQKGPEEMDRCHRYVMELRNSRMYQPLTQDEITIFKRKKRIKRRAFLFLSYILTHFIFLALLLSLVTILHSTDSFYYNQFIRDQFSVDLAGVTRLEGIYQWLNGVLLPLLHNDPNPTFLPDSSSKILGLPLMRQVRAQPGEITCLPAKKFVEGSLKGEIRCHPEYGMDPEDTKNYSGSWNKVSKRDTDKTTKGFTYKPPEKRWAYASHGLLHTYGSGGYAFYFFPAEQQFNSTLRLSELQKSHWLDEKTWSVIVELTTFNPDISLLCSISVIFEVSQLGVVNTSLNAHSFSLTHFNRKNSADSAENYLYLAIFIFFLAYTFDEVYIITQERTAYLQSVYNLLNFALKCIFTLWIVLFFRKHFLAIGVVRAYRSNPEDFIPFHAVAQVDHTMKVILGFLVFLTILKTLRYSRVFYDVRLAQRAIQIALPGICHMALVVSVYFFVFMAFGYLVFGQHEWNYSDMIHATQTIFSYCVSAFQNTEFFNNRVLGVLFLSSFMLVMICILINLFQAVILSAYEEMKQPVYEEPSEEAEAMTYLYRRLRSAFCCLCFKPRAEDEPKFLINMVYGHPEKNSRRYLGLKTRNINGKKMVYLVV; encoded by the exons ATGGGACACACAGATGGACCTAAGACAGACCACACGGTGGACTCACACGAGTCTCAACTCGTTCGAAACG GAAGCCCACTGATCACGCTGACCCAGGCCACCGTGGCCCCCGAACCCCACGCCCGCCGTGACCCCGGCCCGCGCCCCGGCCGGCCCGCGCCACACACGCCTTGTCCGTTGGCCCTCCGCCCTGCGCCTCCGACGCAGCTCGCACCGGGCGCTGCCATGGGGCCCGGGCCGGCTCTCCTgctcctgggcctgggcctgggcctgggctgtGGGCCTGGCCGCCAGCCTCCGCCCCCGGCTCCCCCGCAGGCGCCCGGCTCGCCGTCCCGAGACCTCCCCGTCCCGACGCCCGCCTCGGCCCGGCGTTCCCCTTCCGAGACCCAGGCCCTCGTCCAGGCGCGGGGCCCGGAGGCCGCGCTCCGCTCGGTGAGGGCCTCCCGGGACCCTGGGGAGCGGGGCGCAGGCTTTGGCGGCCTTGGAGCCGGCCGCGCCCGCGTCAGCCTCCGGGCCCGCGCGGCCCCGGGTGGCGGCATCTTCCTGAGCGGCCGCCGCGGCCTCTGCCTGCCGGCCGGGCGTCCCGCGGGCCTCGCGCCGCGCTGCCTCCGCGCGCACGTCCAGCTGCGCGCCCGCCGCGCCGCCGCCaccgcgcccgcgcccgcgccggTGGACCTGCAGCTGTCCGCGCCTGGCGGCCGGCTCTCCCTGCGCTGGCTGTCCCACCTGCCGCGCTCGCTCGGGCCTCTGGAGTGGACCTTCCGCCTCGGGCTGCTCGGGCCTGCGGCCGCCGAGCACCACGCGTTGCCCCGTCGGGCTCTGCACCGCGCCCGGCGCTCCTACCCGGGATTCGTGGCCCGAACCGAGTGTCCCACGGACGGGCCCAACCCGGTCGTCCTAGAAGCTGTCAGCCCGAACAGCTCGGAACCCGCTGAGTCCTCGGTGTCCTGTCAGGTAACCCGACCGTCGCTCTGTAAATTGGACCCTGTGCGGATAAATAGGAACGACGATAAACCGGTGCGACTGACCAGGGACATGGGAGACACCTTCAATGCAACAGTCATCCTCTTCTGTCCACTCCAACAGTACTATGAGCGGATATGGTATATCTATCCCGTGCCCTATGTAGGAGCCGTGCCCGACTGGAGTAAACCTCTGAAAAACCCACCGGTCAAGTTAGCTGGATTTTCAACAGTGTTGACTCTACCCCCATATTCTTTCACTTGGGGGGTGTATTTGTTTAATTTCACGGTGGTTGTCAGAACGCGGGATCCCCGGGTTCCAGGGCAGAATGACTCAGATAGCATCTATGTCGTCATTTATAGACGTCCCCTGAATGCTGTTATTTCAGGGCCTTCCAACATCACAATTAATTTCACAGATGGAGTGACTCTCAATGGAAATATGTCTTCTGATCCAGAGGAAACAGACcctctagagagagagagacttaagTTTCTCTGGTACTGTACCACAGACTCAAGAAACTATGATGGAGAAAACATAACAGTGATAAGCAAGGAAGTTTGTCTCCCGGAGCAGGTTGATCTCAAGTGGACATTGGCCTCTGGTCCTATTCTCACACTTTCTCCAGGAACACTTCAAGGTGGCCGTGTATATTTTTTCAGACTGGTGATCCAGAAGACCGGCAGGTCAGCATTTGCTGATGCAACACTGCACGTGCTTCAAGGAGCCCTGGTAGCAAGCATCTCATGTATTGAAAACTGTGACCAGGTTTTGGTTTTATCAGAGAGATTCTCGTTGTCTCTGGATTGCACAGGTTGTACGGCAGGCCGAGATGTCTATTGGTGGTCCATTCTGACGTCGTCAGGTCAGGAGGTGCCTTTTGACTGGACGGGGCAAACGTCAACAGGACGGAATGGTGCCTACGTGTCTATAAAGCCTTTTGCTTTCTGGAATTTCAGGGAAGATAAGTTTTGGATTTCTCTAAATGCAGCAACTTGGAGTGGAGTCACCTTGGCCTTAAGGTATCCTTTCGTTATTCGCCATGTGCCAGTAATCACAGACTGCAAAATTGTTCCAGAGAAAGGAATTTCCTTCATTACAAAGTTTGTTGTCATCTGTACTTGTTTCAAGGATAAGAACATTGTtcctacatataaaataatagtTCCTGATGTACATGGTTTTGGTGAAATCAGTTCTGTGAAAGAGAATAACTTTGGATCCATCCTGTATTTGGGGAAGAATTGCACATCGcccccttcctttctccctgtTGGTGTGTTGGACAGTCACTATTCCTTGAAAATAATAGCTCAGGCATATAATACCTCTCTGGGAGCTTTTTCTCAGGTTAACTTTTACGCCACTGTGCAGCCTCCCACTGATGTAAAGTCATCAACAACTGTGCTGGAGGAGTTATCCAACTTCACCATGGGACCAAATTCCTCCCTGTCTACTTTGCTTCAACAGCAGGATTTTCTAAATGCAagttatttaatatatgtaataGCATCTGTCTTGAATAGCATGCAAACCGACTTAAGTCTGCAAGCTGACAAAATTAAACTGCGAGAACACCTTTTCAATCAGACACTCATTCTTCCTATAAACACTTTGGTGAATATTAGCCAGGTGGTCATGGCTGTTACTAAATTAACAGAGAAAACCTCTGAGATCAATGCATTCTCTCAGAAACTGGCCACGGTGAGGACTTGGCAAGCAAGCCAAGCCCTCCAAGATAGTCATCAGAGAGATAAGAGCATTTCTTCTGAGCAAATAGAAAGTGTGTGCACTGGAATATTAATAACCTTGTCTAATATCCTGAAACTGCTGGTTCAACACGAAGTGTTCGAAGAGCCTTTCCACGTGGTTGAATCTCTAGCAGACACGGTATTGGCTGTGAAAGTGCCAGAGAACGAGACCACTGCCTTGAGGACCTCCAACTTTAGAATGTAtgtcaagaaaacagaaaagtggaatGTTACCAAGTTCTTCAGCACCCAGAAGCACTGTCAGAATTGCTTTTATCCCACCCTAAACGTGAACAGCATTCCTAGTCTGCCTGCCAACGCTCCGATTTCCACGATGTTTTGTGAATTTGTGGATGACCCTTTCCCTTGGCTAAATTATGGGGAAAACAGTTTGACCCAGGTGGTTGGATTCCGAATGACAGGAGTCGAGGCCACGGGTGACGGGATTGAGATCCCACCTGATGCAGTGGAAGTGTATCTCATCAGGAAAAACCTGAGCTTTGGAACTTTTAATCTCACGGTGGGACCCAGCTCAGAGCCTTATGCAGTGGATGAATCATTGAGAAAGACGACAGGGGCGTTTAGCTTTGTTGTGGACTGTACAGCAGGGAGGGACGTGTTGATCCACATCATGGCAGAAGTGTCCGTGTTGTTCACGGTGTCTGTGTACGTGGGCCGTGAGATCACACCCAACTCTTTTATGACCAGCTACCTGGTGCCCCATAAAATCCCTCCAATTGCCAACGAGAGTGACCTGTTTGACCCGGAGTGTCCGGTGAAGGAGGCCCGAGTGGTCTGTCTCCCCGCGGCCCTGCTGCAGCTCATAGCTCAGCGAACCGCTTCCTCCGAGTGCACCGTCGGCGTGCTTCTACAGGCACCTCGCTTCGTCCTAAAGCGCAATAACAAGTTGGTGAGAATTTCTGTTTTCAGCAGTGAATGCTTGGACATGTTTGGGATCCAGAGCGATTGGAGAGAAGACACCTGCATTGTTGGAGAGAGGACCACTTGGCAAAGAGTGCACTGTGTCTGCAAGAACCCGCGGCGGGCCAAGCGGCAGCTGGATACAATCAAACAGGCCAACCTTCACCTGCGTACCCACTATTTGACGGCCAAGGTGATCGTGGTCCCTAACCCTGTGGATTTACAAGTGGAGGCAGTCAAGAACATCACCCAAAATCCTGTGACCCTCTTCACTGTACTTCTCATTTTGCTGTTGTACTTGGTCCTTGCCTTCTGGGCCTTGCACAGAGATGAAACGGACCAGTATCTTAGGAACCATGTGATAGTTCTGCTTGATAATGATCCTTATGATAATGTGTGTTACCTAGTCACTGTTTTTACAGGAAGCCGTTGTGGTTCTGGGACCAGGGCCAATGTCTTTATCCAACTGCATGGAACCGAAGGTAGCAGTGATGTGcactgtttaagccacccacAATTTACAACTCTCTACCGAGGAAGCATCTGCACTTTCCTCCTAGCGACGACAAAGGACTTGGGGGACATCCATTCCCTCCGTGTGTGGCACAACAATGAGGGCAGGTCCCCTGAATGGTATTTAAGTAGAATCAAAGTGGAGAATCTGTTCAGCAGACACATCTGGCTCTTCATGTGCCGAGAATGGCTTTCTATTGACACCTCTCTGGATCGAACCTTTCATGTAACCCCCCCAGATAAGCCTCTGGAGAAAATGGACTTTTTCCTCATCGATTTTAGTTACAAGCTGGGGAGAAGCCACTTGTGGTTCTCTGTTTTTTCTGGTGTCATTTCTGCACCGTTCAATAGGCTCCAGAGGCTGTCCTGTTGCTTAGCCATGTTGTTGTGCACACTTCTGTGTAATATCATGTTCTTTAGTCTAGGGAAGGAGATCGAAGCAGAGCCACAGGAGCAGAGGTACATCAGGTCGATGGTGATCGGATTGGAAAGTGCCTGTATTACCCTCCCTGTGCAACTAGTGATCACATCTTTGTTCATCTATTCCCAGAGGAGACCTCAGGTGGCTCTAGGTGAGGTCACTCCTCAGATACATCCTTTGAAACCAGCAGCAAGCGAGCACTGGGAAGAACGACTGGGAAACTGGCATGCCTATGAAATTGACAAGGCAAGTTCCCAGGAGCCTGTGTCTAAGAGACATCATGTGAAACCCAAGGCTTCTGTCAAGGTCACCTCTCACAGACAGCCCCTGGTCAAACAAGCAGAAAGCAAG GGAAGAAATATAAATACCAATGACCCAAATATTGAAGACAAAACAAATGTTTCTGATGAGGAGCAGACTCCCCAGCCAGGTTCGACAACCCTTAAAGAGAAGCCCAGAATGGTCCTGCCACATTGGTGTGTTTGTGTTGCCTGGTTCTTGGTGTTTCTTACCTGTGGCATATCCTCCTTCTTCATTATATTTTATGGACTGACTTATGGCCTCGAAAAGTCAAGAGCATGGGTGTTTGCATCGATTTGTGCATTCACTCAGTCAGTCTTTCTAGTGCAACCATCTAAAATCATATTCCTGTCAGCCTACAGAACACGGAAAGCCAAGTACTGTAAAAACATTTCGTGGATCGGCAACAGCCGCTTTGCTGAGATCAAGCTGCACAACATCCAGAAGGGcccagaagaaatggacagatgccACCGGTACGTCATGGAGCTCCGAAACTCAAGAATGTACCAGCCTCTCACCCAAGATGAAATCACGATattcaaaagaaagaagaggatcaAGAGAAGAGCTTTcctgttcctgagttatatcctcacccacttcatctttctggctctCTTGCTGAGCCTAGTCACAATCCTACACTCCACTGACAGCTTTTACTACAATCAGTTTATTCGTGACCAGTTCTCTGTGGATCTGGCAGGCGTGACCAGGCTGGAAGGCATCTATCAGTGGCTGAATGGGGTGCTGTTGCCTCTGCTCCACAATGACCCAAATCCCACGTTTCTCCCTGACAGCTCCTCTAAAATCCTTGGCCTGCCGCTGATGAGGCAGGTGAGGGCGCAACCTGGAGAGATAACGTGTCTGCCGGCCAAGAAATTTGTGGAGGGCAGCCTCAAAGGAGAGATTCGCTGTCACCCCGAATATGGGATGGACCCAGAAGACACAAAAAACTACTCTGGGTCATGGAATAAAGTTAGCAAGCGGGACACTGACAAGACGACCAAAGGGTTTACTTATAAGCCTCCAGAGAAGAGATGGGCGTACGCTTCCCATGGGCTGCTGCATACCTACGGCTCAGGAGGGTACGCCTTCTACTTTTTTCCGGCAGAGCAGCAGTTTAATTCCACACTGAGGCTCAGCGAACTCCAGAAAAGCCACTGGCTGGATGAGAAGACCTGGTCTGTGATTGTGGAACTGACCACCTTCAATCCAgacatcagtctcctctgtagCATCTCGGTCATCTTCGAGGTCTCTCAGTTAGGTGTTGTGAACACTAGCCTGAATGCTCACTCCTTCTCGCTCACTCATTTCAACAGAAAAAACTCAGCTGACTCAGCAGAAAACTACTTGTACTTGGccatcttcattttcttccttgccTACACTTTTGACGAGGTTTACATAATCACACAAGAAAGGACTGCCTACCTGCAAAGTGTATATAATTTGCTCAACTTTGCTCTAAAATGCATCTTTACCTTGTGGATCGTGCTCTTTTTCAGGAAGCACTTCTTGGCCATTGGTGTAGTTCGGGCTTACCGGTCAAACCCTGAGGATTTCATTCCCTTTCATGCAGTGGCTCAAGTGGATCACACCATGAAGGTGATTTTGGGTTTCCTGGTATTTCTGACGATTCTGAAGACGCTCCGGTATTCCAGGGTCTTTTATGATGTGCGTCTGGCTCAGAGGGCCATCCAGATTGCCCTTCCTGGCATCTGCCACATGGCATTGGTGGTATCCGTGTATTTCTTTGTCTTCATGGCATTTGGCTACTTGGTGTTCGGGCAACACGAGTGGAACTACAGTGACATGATCCACGCCACACAGACAATATTTTCCTACTGTGTCTCAGCTTTTCAGAACACGGAATTTTTCAATAACCGGGTTCTTGGTGTCCTCTTCCTCTCATCTTTCATGCTGGTGATGATCTGCATATTGATCAACTTATTTCAGGCAGTGATTTTGTCTGCCTACGAGGAAATGAAGCAACCTGTGTATGAGGAGCCCTCAGAAGAGGCGGAAGCCATGACCTATCTGTATCGCCGGCTAAGATCTGCTTTTTGCTGCCTGTGCTTCAAACCCAGGGCGGAAGACGAACCCAAGTTCCTCATCAACATGGTGTACGGGCATCCAGAGAAGAACAGCCGCCGCTACCTGGGGCTGAAGACCAGGAACATTAATGGGAAGAAAATGGTTTACCTCGTCGTGTGA